DNA from Tachysurus fulvidraco isolate hzauxx_2018 chromosome 16, HZAU_PFXX_2.0, whole genome shotgun sequence:
CTCAGGGGTCCGAAAGTGGTGGGCTTTGAGCTCTGTAACTTAAAAGCAATAGGTCACCATCTTAACCACTGACCTACCACATAACCCTTAACCTAAGGGATTGCTGAGACAACATTCTTTATCCTATCGGATACTTCCGTTGGTGCAAAACACTTAATGGTATACTGAGAAAGCAGGCACACATATTTGAACTAGGGACTTCTTAAAATGCCCTACCCCGTAGCGATAACCCCACTGCGTTGTGCTTACTGGTGTAACAGACCAGTGTTTTATCAGTTTCATCTCCGACTCGATTTTATTGatgattgtatatttattaaactgcacattcagacttttctttttaatgcaaCGCAACCATTTtcaggtcatttttttttatttcaatataattCTATACAATTCCTTAcaaattttcttatttctctaAAAGACCAACTCTTTCCCTTAACAGTTTTCTGGAGCCTGAGATTAAGCTAATGTCTACTGTAAGTAAGTACAACATAGTCAAATGATTCCTCTAATGCTGGCAAAgattgtcattttaaaaaacattattttattacttgaTATTTTGTTTAGATCTGGTCCTGGTGGTCTCAGGGGTCCACAGTGGGGAAGGTGCTGACTTTGTTGTTCCTGCTAATGCGCCTCTCGGGTCGCGCTCTGGACTGTTTGGTTTGGATCAGCTCCTCTGGAGTGTTACCCAACGGCGGCAGCAGTCTTTTCTTGCTGTTTCTAGTTTCAGGTAGCCACTGAGGAGGCAGCTCAAATGGACCAAACCCGAACTGGGAGGCATCTTCGGGGTCAGTAGGTGTGGCAGGAGCCACCTGTGAGGATGAGTATGCACAGTATTGAACAGGGGAATGTTTTGGCACGGCTGAACCTTCTTCCGTTCCTCCTTCTCCTGCTATTCCGACCGAGGCTCCTACTGAAGCCCTGTCAGGTCTGGACTGGAAATTGGCTACTGCTGCAATTTCGTTCCCGTCTTCTTCGTCCTCCTCTTCGTTTGACCTAAAAATCTGGCGCTGGCCAATGTTGAACATTTCAAGCAGCTGGCTTCCTGAGCGGACGAGCGCTTCCCCTCCAAGCACTCCAGCCTCGGGTGCTGTCCCCACGCCAATCGAGTTGTTCCTGCGGCTGTAGCGACGCTGAACGTGTGCCAATGCGTCCAGCAGGCGGCGCCGTGCTGACCGGTTCACCATGACTATAAACAGCGGGTTGGTGAGTAGAGACATTTTTGGCAGCCAGACGGCAGTGAGGTGGAGCCACCGTGAGGCCTGGCCATCGATGGGAAGTGCCTGGTACGCCAGCAGCACAATGTATGGTGCGCTGCAGAGCACAAAGGCCAGGACGATCGCTATCAACGTTGCGTGAAGCTCGGCTTCACGCTGAGACACGTACGGGATGGAGACGCTGCTTTGCGGCGTCCGCAGTGCCGCGATGATCACTTTTTTCTTCTGACTGGTGGTCAGTGCTCGCCGGATCAGCGCCATGACTACAAACACAGCCACTAGGGGTAAGATCACAGTGGTCACGTTGTAGAGCACCATGTAAACAAGGTGACCTAAAGAGTAGCCTTCAGAGCAGGTGGAGGTGGCGTAGACGTCGGTGACGTTACTCACAGCAAAGACAGGAACACTAGCCACAAGGGCATGAACCCAGACATATATAATCAAGTCTCTGGATTTGGCATCTGACATTTTTCTCTCTAGTGGATACAGAACAGAGTAGTACCTACAAGGAAAGTAGGAGAAAAACGTTTCAGAGAAGACAAACACGAGGGCAGAAAAACACCTACCCTTTtaacaacagtaaaaaaaattcatattcaACATAAATATTTCTTCCCAATTTTAGAAAGctaccttcttcttctttccaccAGTGAGCTGTGTAGTGTGGTTTAGACTTACTGAAACCTGATTGGTTTGTATATCTTATGATGCATTAACACTCAACAAACAGGATCTTAAacgagggtttttttttcatccgcTGCTTTCTGTTAacaattttatgttaaatcaAATTTGTCAAAGATTTGTGTCGAAATAAACCTAATGTACCAATCTTAATGATCAAGCTTACAGTGTGCAGTTTGTCTATGATTGATATTCTAGATTCAGGAATTAGATATCTAGCTCCATATTAGCTTTTAGCGAGTATACCGCTAGGATATATCATGACATGGTTATTAAAGCATTTTATATTTGGAGCGGTTCATCTGCTGGTCATGAATATTCACAGAGAAAATGATGAAACACGCGATTATAAACTTGACACCTTGCTAGCCACTAGCTAGCTGACTGTCGCATCCCGTTCCGAATCCTGCAGCCATTGAGGATCCAACCCAATTCCACAGCCAAATCTCACAGCCAAATCACATCGATCCCACTTCCTGTTAATCCTTCATCTGTCTCCTCCGTTCGTTGTGAGAGTTTAATATTGTTTCCACCTGCAGTTTTCTAAACACCCAAATGCTaatttgtattaatatattatttatattcttattattagcaTTCGATTTCGGACTGtaggaaggacattattcataataacactctctggtgtttattacagcttataatcacaccctccagtgtcccccaaatgaggatgagtctGGTTCTGTCTAAGGGAACAaggtctattgttaaaagtgctatagaaataatgTTGAATTGAATAGGATACtctaatttttcattttattcattcattcattcattttctaccgcttatccaaactacctcgggtcacggggagcctgtgcctatttcaggcgtcatcgggcatcgaggcaggatacaccctggacggagtgccaacccacacacacacactctcattcactcacacacacacacactacggacaattttccagagatgccaatcaacctaccatgcatgtctttggaccgggggaggaaaccggagtacccggaggaaacccccgaggcacagggagaacatgcaaactccatacacacaaggcggaggcgggaatcgaacccctgaccctggaggtgtgaggcaaacgtgctaaccgctaagccaccatgcgCCCCCCTTTTCATTTTagcttcttttatttaattttataactttttctattttattttgtttcatcgTACCACATTTTAattccccccctttttttactCTGCGttatttgattatatatatgttatatatatttgaatgtaTTACATATTAGAAAATCCGTTTCAATGCACGTCGTATATCAAACGAACCCAAGCGAACTataacagaataataaataaatacagacataaagTACAAATATGTGTCAAAAGGGGTCTTTGTTGTCACTATAGAAACTTTTTAGCATAAAAGATTATTTGGAGCTAAGTAAAGAACCCTAAGGTTCTATTTTGAACCCCAATGAACTTGTTTGGGTTCGTAAggtgacttgttttttttttttttttaaatcctgccttttttttatcagaGTAAAAGTGTTGCACTGTTGCTTGGCAATACTTTTCTTAAAAATCCATATAAATATGTTCTAGAATTCACATGTAAGACACGTTgcaagaaactttttttttcttcttccaaaAACTCCCTCCAGAATCCAACGTTATAAATTTTTCAGTTAAAGAAAGACGGCTACGGTGAGGCATGTTGTTGCTATGGCAGCCGAGCAGGAGCCGAGCGTGAAAGCGCGAGAGTACGAGAGCGTGAGAGGGCGATCTCACCTGTCCAGAGCGATGGCAGCGAAGCTGAGCACAGTGACCGAACAGAAGAGCCTGTGCAGGAACTTGATGGTCCGACAGAGCGCTGGTGTGTGGATCCAGAGGCAGCAGCGAGGGCTGGCGTTCAGGAGAACGTCGAACGGCACACACACCAAGCTGGCGCAGATCCCCGAGCAGGCCAAGTTCTTAATGAAGCGTCCCGTGACTGTCTTGAAGACGTTGGTGCAGCAGGTGCACCACAGCACGGCCGCATTGCCTATAAAGAAGCAGAGAGAAGCGAGAGCTGAAGACAGAACTACGCCTGATAGTCTCATGACCTGTGTATCACCTGTAGATCTGTGTAGACAAACACGTCCTGATGTAGACAACAACGTCCTGATGTAGACAACTACGTCCTGATGTAGACAACAACGTCCTGATGTAGACAACTACGTCCTGATGTAGACAACAACGTCCTGATGTAGACAACTACGTCCTGATGTAGACAACAACGTCCTGATGTAGACAACTACGTCCTGATGTAGACAACAACGTCCTGATGTAGACAACTACGTCCTGATGTAGACAACAACGTCCTGATGTAGACAACTACGTCCTGATGTAGACAACTACGTCCTGATGTAGACAAACACGTCCTGATGTAGACAACAATGTCCTGATGTAGACAACCACGTCCTGATGTCTTATGGTGAAGATCGGCTGAGTTTATAAACGTCTAAATACATTTGTATGTCTTGGTGTATTTACCCAACCTACAATAGCACAGaaatcccagaatgcaatgcagtTGTGGAAGCTGCAGGTAGTTGTTGAAGCGTGAGGGCCGTGAGAGCTAACAGGCTAAAGTGCCGCCGCATCGCTCGCTCTTCAGCTAGTGGGAGGAATAACAAtattaaattgttttctttctttctttctttctttctttctttctttctttcaattcaACTTCACTTCtcacttctctttctttctttctttctttctttctttctttcaattcaACTTCACTTCtcacttctctttctttctttctttctttctttctttctttctttcaattcaACTTCACTTCTcaattctctttctttctttctttctttctttctttctttctttctttctttctttctttctttctttctttctttctttctttctttctttcaattcaACTTCACTTCTcaattctctttctttctttctttctttctttctttctttctttctttcaattcaACTTCACTtctcacttttctttctttctttctttctttctttctttctttctttctttctttctttcgtctTTCAATAAACTCACTTCGaactctctttcttcctctttctttctttctttctttctttctttctttctttctttctttcaattcaACTTCACGTCtaacttctctttttttctttctttctttctttctttctttctttctttctttctttctttctttctttcttttctttctttctttctttttttctttcaattcaaCTTCACTTCTAacttctctttcttcctcttttctttctttctttctttctttctttctttctttctttctttctttctttctttcaattcaACTTCacttctcccttctctctctcagtaacaCACCTGAGTTCTCTTTCCCTCCGCTTGCCTTTTTATGTCTTATTTCAGCCACAGAGTAAATACCACATTCTGCTATTCTTCTTTTGTCGGAATTGAATTATAGAGTCGGAAAATATTCCGAGCGCTGAAATGAAATAACAGCCAGAGAATATAATTATTCAGAAGAAGAactgcattttctttctttctgaaatgACAAAGCAGAAAAGTCCGAACAAAAGATGACTCATACACGCAGAAAGCCTCAGGACATTACATCTTTATGCAgcttcccgtgtgtgtgtgtgtgtgtgtgtgtgtgtgtgtgtgtgtgtgtgtgtgtgtgtgtgtgtgtgtgtgtgtgtgtgttaaactctTTAATAACATACTCATGTGGAAAGAAACATGAAGTGAAAATCAGAAAAATGGGGTGAAACTTAGGCCACGTTCATACtgcaattcggatattttgctcagatctgatttttttgtttggctgccttttaaaatgtggcctatatcagataccagtgtgaaccgtTTGCtatttcgaactgacccgcatgagCAAACGAGcgataacgatgacgtcacacgcagcacgccgtcaTGCTataaagttggcgaggttatggaggaagaatcgtatcatctggtgcaagcaaacatatcatgtaatgctataatgtgatgcattcaatgcaaacattatgagctggttcacgtaaccactttatataacactcttaacacacacacacgttaccagtcacgtttctgtcacgttttcgccagcgcaaaaaaattaattaaaaaaaaatgaatgtcgatgtagattgacgtaaaagtcgcatcaaatccgcctcggctgttcacactgcggccaaattggaaaaaaaatcagatttgggtctgattcaggaccacatatggaagtggatttgagtgttcacactactcctgaagaagtctgacctgggccacttttacctgcagtgtgaacgggacctactgtatatgtgtcctgaggcatccagaaactgtaccagctccgatcgtcttccgtgcgatgaagattttggacctccactgagacgaggccgactcaATGAATCAggagacatctagagatctaccagctacagTTAGACTCTGTTATACTAAAAAGGAGACATGAagtccatgtggtcttttacatctatacaacatctatcagactgtatatatatataatcacacccccggcgtcacccacatgaggatgaggttcccctttgagtctggttcctctcaaggtttcttcctttaccgtctaagggagtttttcctccccacagtcacctgagtcacctcagacttgttcattggggataaatacatacacattgtgaactatatatatatctaatattaatcttgagttTTGtcttctattaatctttatattattctttatatgaaccttttgttctatgtttatggtctgtaaagccgctttgagacgacgtcAGTTGTAAAAAAGCGCCGTACAAATAAACTCTACTAAActcttttaattaatatattaattacaaATCTTCCCATAATTctaattttctttatataacgGACGTCTTCTTAATCAGAGGTTAGCCGAGTGTGATCGGCTATCAGAAGTAAACAGCCTTCAAACGCATGACGTCGGGTTTCGCATTCGATCCGTAAACCGTCACGATCACGTGCACGAGCTCGTGTCGAGGAAGACGAGGCAGAAACGACACGTGACCTCAGTAACCACCAAAAGCTTCACGTGggagaaataaaatgtgttttttagcTTTTTCGGCTCTACAGAAAGCCGTTATTAGGAAACGGCTTCGAGTGGATTAATGTGTTCAAATCAGTGACCTggaaacaacacacacttctcacacacttTATTCATCTGTGCTGCTGTTTATGGTCCAAAAATATCTTCATCCACTTGGTTTATAGTGCAGAAGATGAACGGTCCGATTTTTTCCCCAATTCCCTTATTGTACTGTTCGACTTTTCTGTAtaactgtgttgttgttgtttttacactGTTGTGTTGATTTGCTTCTTAATCATTCTtttggatataaaaaaaaaactaaacttctAGCTGATTTTAAACTTCTAGcagttttatctttattttttttattcgagCAAGTTCTTCATTATGAAAAcggagaattaaaaaaagattttttgccCAACTGTTAGTTATTTTACAGCATAAAAAGGTAAAACATCTGTGTCAAGTTTTTACAGGAGTTTAcagaatttaattaattattttctttctttctttctttcattttactttctttctttctttctttctttctcttactttcatttttctttctttaatttttctttctttctttttcgtttcttttctttcacctctctctctctctctttctttctttctttctttcttgctttaatttttctttattctctatttctcttttccGTTTCATTGTCTTCTTTTATATTTCCTTTCTTCACTTGTattctttctgttcttttctctctttctttttttctttctttcatttttctttctttctttctttctttctttctttaatttttctttctttctttctttctttctttctttctttttcttttctttctcttctctctctttctttctttcttgctttaatttttctttaatttttctttctttctttcattgttctttctttctttctttctttctttctttttattttctttctcttctctctctttctttcttgctttcatttttctttctttctttctttctttctcactttttATACGAGCAagtataaaacatattttttgccCAACTGTTAgttatgaaatattttacaacattcattcattcactcattttctaccgctttatccgaacttctcgggtcacggggagcctgtgcctatctcaggtgtcatcgggcatcgaggcaggatacaccctggacggagtgccaacccatcacagggcacacacacactctcattcactcacacactcacacaatacggacaattttccagagatgccaatcaacctaccatgcatgtctttggaccgggggaggaaaccggagtacccggaggaaacccccgaggcacggggagaacatgcaaactccacacacacaaggcggaggcgggaatcgaacccccaaccctggaggtgtgaggcgaacgtactaaccactaagccatcatgcCCCCCTATTTTAcaacataaaaaagtaaaacatctGTGTCAAGTTTTTACAGTTATTGTGTATGACTTATATGTATAGAAAGAATAAGACTGAAGATTATAAACATTGCAActctattaaattatttaatatgtcaATATTAATTGAATATGTACTATCAATGGCAAACATTTATTCAACTTATAGAATTACATGTATAGAATTTACTGaattcaatttattattatttttgttgtgaaAGCTGAGAAAATTTTGAAAATCtttgaataatataaaaatatattatttccttccttttttaaaGGAATTCAAGTGTTGCAGGTCTTTTTTACCttttgttaaaatgaaaaaaaaaacatttttttacaacatacaaaaagtttttatttgttagtttatttGTATGAACTTTAAAAACTATACGACTCAATAAAAATTAGCGTTAGAGCGAAGAACAtgctgaaggtgtgtgtgtgtgtgtgtgtgtgtgtgtgtgtgtgtgtgtgtgtgtgtgtgtgtgtgtgtgtgtgtgtgtgtgtgcaggtgaatGCTGCTTGCCTCAGTATGTTAAAACAAGATATTTTTCGTGTTAAGCGTTAATGTTAGATcatgtttcagttttttttgtacGAACTGTAAATGGCATGTGACGGAGGACAGATTATGGTGACAGGTGTGACCTCTGTACATATAGTGTATAGAAAATCCACTCTGTGTCGttgttagtgtgtttgtttacaccgCTGCTAGGAAACCAGAATCAATCTGACATAAAAGTGTGTGAGCAAACGTTCATCAA
Protein-coding regions in this window:
- the gpr176 gene encoding G-protein coupled receptor 176 isoform X1 — its product is MDVDAWVARTENTTGRSPGSPSLSPWFVNSSSAVSVWRDAEQPEQRAYRDFTIAAQLLILAGSLLGNAAVLWCTCCTNVFKTVTGRFIKNLACSGICASLVCVPFDVLLNASPRCCLWIHTPALCRTIKFLHRLFCSVTVLSFAAIALDRYYSVLYPLERKMSDAKSRDLIIYVWVHALVASVPVFAVSNVTDVYATSTCSEGYSLGHLVYMVLYNVTTVILPLVAVFVVMALIRRALTTSQKKKVIIAALRTPQSSVSIPYVSQREAELHATLIAIVLAFVLCSAPYIVLLAYQALPIDGQASRWLHLTAVWLPKMSLLTNPLFIVMVNRSARRRLLDALAHVQRRYSRRNNSIGVGTAPEAGVLGGEALVRSGSQLLEMFNIGQRQIFRSNEEEDEEDGNEIAAVANFQSRPDRASVGASVGIAGEGGTEEGSAVPKHSPVQYCAYSSSQVAPATPTDPEDASQFGFGPFELPPQWLPETRNSKKRLLPPLGNTPEELIQTKQSRARPERRISRNNKVSTFPTVDP
- the gpr176 gene encoding G-protein coupled receptor 176 isoform X2; translated protein: MKQQHGRRRLGCSHREHYGEVPGLTEPFPVVRELQLGGERVERRGAAGTESVPRLHHRCSAPHPRWFFIRYYSVLYPLERKMSDAKSRDLIIYVWVHALVASVPVFAVSNVTDVYATSTCSEGYSLGHLVYMVLYNVTTVILPLVAVFVVMALIRRALTTSQKKKVIIAALRTPQSSVSIPYVSQREAELHATLIAIVLAFVLCSAPYIVLLAYQALPIDGQASRWLHLTAVWLPKMSLLTNPLFIVMVNRSARRRLLDALAHVQRRYSRRNNSIGVGTAPEAGVLGGEALVRSGSQLLEMFNIGQRQIFRSNEEEDEEDGNEIAAVANFQSRPDRASVGASVGIAGEGGTEEGSAVPKHSPVQYCAYSSSQVAPATPTDPEDASQFGFGPFELPPQWLPETRNSKKRLLPPLGNTPEELIQTKQSRARPERRISRNNKVSTFPTVDP